The Radiobacillus deserti genomic interval GTGACGTTTAATAGAGATAATCGTATTTGGGTTTGTAATCGCTTGACGCTTTGCTACTTCCCCTACTTGTCTTTCTCCGTTCTTAAACGCAACAACGGAAGGAGTTGTACGATTCCCCTCTGGATTCGGGATTACTTTTGCTTCTCCGCCTTCCATAACAGCCACACATGAGTTAGTTGTACCTAAGTCAATACCAATAATTTTTCCCATGACTAATTCCTCCTTGCTCCAAATATGTAATTATTGAGTTACTTTTACCATTGCTGGACGAATTACTTTGTCCTTTAATGTGTATCCTTTTTGCAATACTTCTACAACTGTATTCGCCTCATATTGTTCATCTTCTACTTGCATAACTGCTTGATGTAGATGCGGATCAAATGATTGACCTTCTGCCGCAATCTCTTCCACACCTTCCTTTTCTAGTGCGTCAGTAAACTGCTTATAAACCATTTTAATCCCATCAACAAATCCATCTGTTGCCTGCTCTCCTCCTTGAACAGCAAGGGCACGCTCAAAGTTATCGACAACAGGAAGTAATTCAGTAATCAACGACTGTGATCTATATTTACGATCTGCTTCTTTTTCTTTTTGTGTTCTTTTACGGAAGTTATCGTACTCCGCTTGCAGTCTTAATAACCGATCGTATAATTCCGTTTTTTCTTGCTTCAATTGTTCCACTTCATTATTCGAAGTTTCTGTCTCCGCGGACTCTTCTACTACCTCTTGGTCTGCATCGACCAATTCTTGTTCTACAACATCTTCTTGCTCATTGTTTTCTGGAGTTTCTTTTACTTGATCCTTTTCTTCCATTCCTGTCACCTCCTAAAAGTTATCCAATCAAACATGGTTGAATATATCATGAAATAATAGAGAATTAAAACCAAAACCTTAATTTCTTCAAACAATCAAAAAGAAGGGATGGGAAATGGCAATTCCCCACCATAACAAGCTATACCCTCTTTTATTTCTCTTCATACCATGAATGAAAAGTTTTTGTAAGTTTTCCGGATAAAACATTCAATAGTGAAATCACTCTTGAATATTCCATTCTAGTTGGGCCTAATAGCGCAATTGTTCCAATTTGTTGTTCTCCAAGGGAATAGGTCGCTGTAATCAAGCTGCAATCCTGCATGGCATCGAGTTTGTTCTCTTGTCCTATTGAAATATGAATTCCTTCATGATTGGACCGGAGAACTTCTGCCAAATAATCCTCTTGCTCAATTATCGAATATAAGGATCTTATTTTGTTAATATCCTTAAATTCTGGTTGCATTAGAATGTTGGTTTTTCCACCTACATAAAGCTTGACTGGTTGTTGTTCAAGTAATGCAGCCTTCAAATAGGAATACGTCGTTTCATAATCCGTAGTATAAGCTTTGACAAGATCTGCTATTTCCGTATAGAGCTTGTCTTGGAGCTTAACGATAGGTACTCCCACTAGTCGGTCATTTAAAATGTTCACCAGTTTTTCTAAGTCACCTGGCTTCATTTCCTTTGGAATCGAAAAGGTACGATGCTCTACATGGCCGGTGTTCGTCACGAGAATTGCCACAGCTGATTGTGGAGATAAGTTTATGATCTGCAGCTGCTTTAGTTTTGTTTCAAAGACTTCCGGCCCTAAAATGATGCTCGTATAATTCGTTAGATCCGATAACACCCTCGCAGACTTTTGTACAACTTTCTCGAATTCCACCATTCCTTTTTCAAACGCATCTGAAATAATACCTATATCGGTATTGGACAGATGAAAAGGAGAGATTAAATGGTCGACATAAAAACGATACCCTTTTTCGGAAGGAACACGACCTGAAGAGGAATGAGTCTTCTCAATGAAACCCATTTCTTCTAAATCTGCCATTTCGTTTCGTATCGTCGCAGAACTGTATTCCACTTCTTGTCGCTTTGAAATGGCTCTTGACCCAATCGGTTGAGCCGTTTGGATGAATTCATCAACAATAACTTGTAACACTTGTAATTGTCGCTTAGATAACATCGATGATCACCTCTGTTAGCACTCCTAAATGTTGAGTGCTAAATCTAATAATAAATTAACAAAACAGAACTTTGTTGTCAATGTGAAAGCTCAAAAGAATTATCTAGTAAAAACTCTTGAAATACTTCGTTTCCGAACAGTAACCCGTTCTCTGTTAAACAGACCGCATCGCCTTTAATTTGGAGCCAGCCTTTTGCTTTTAATCGTTCAATTGTTGCTCCATATAAACCGAGTAAATCCTCATTATATTTGTGTGAAAAATCCTCTATGGAAACCCCTTTAAGTCTGCGAAGTCCTAAAAACATCTCTTCCTCTATTTGTTCCTTCAAGGTAATGGGCTCTTCATGTAAAACCGGATTTCCATCCTGAAGCGCCTTTTCTACGTAAGCAGGAAGCGGTCTTAGATTGACAATTCTCCGCCCTGGCAAATAGCCATGTGCACCTGCTCCAAATCCGTAATAATGCTGATTATTCCAGTACGTCAGATTATGCTTACTTTCCATGCCTGGCTTCGCAAAATTACTAATCTCATATTGTGTTAAACCATGCTCTTGCATTTTAGTCCGAAGTAATTCGAACATTTGAACTTCTTCTTCCTCTTTAGGACGATGTAGCTTTCCTTTTTTATATCGGTTGTAAAAAATTGTTTTTGGTTCGATTTGCAACGCATATGCAGAATAGTGAGGAAGATTAAAAGCTAAAGCTTCTTTTAACGTTTTATCAAAGTGCTCCACGGTTTGATGTGGCAAACTATAGATGAGATCAATGCTCACATTCCGCATATCCTGCTGGAATAATAAATCCAAGTTATGATAGACATCTTTCACACGGTGAACACGGCCAATTTCTTCCAGCATGTTGTCATCGAACACCTGCACACCTAGTGAAATTCGTTGAACGCCATAATGTTTTAAAAGCTTAATCTTTTCCAGGTCTAAGTCCCCTGGATTTGCTTCAAAGCTGTACTCTAGACAATGTTCTGTATCAAAATACTCCGCTATGATTTTCAGCAGTCTTTCCAATTGGCTATGCGTCAACGCGGTTGGTGTTCCACCACCTACAAAAATGGTCTTGACCGATTTTTTTCGTTCCGAGATATTTATTTTTATTTCGTTTTCTAACGCATCTAAATACTGATTGGCTAAATTTTCGTCATAAAAAAACTTTGTAAAGTCACAATAGTGACAAATCTGCTGGCAAAATGGAATATGAATATACACAGAGGAGACCATTTCGTTGTCCACCGCCTTTATCTCATTATTTAACACATGTCCTATCAGCAAAACCCCTGTCACCACTTGACAAGGGTTTTAGCCAACTTATTCTTCGTCCATTCGTAGAACAGCCATGAATGCTTCTTGTGGTACTTCGACCGATCCTACCATCTTCATTCTCTTTTTACCTTCTTTTTGTTTCTCTAACAGTTTACGTTTACGGGAAATATCTCCACCGTAACATTTCGAAAGAACGTTTTTACGCATTGCTTTGATTGTAGACCTTGCTACGATTTTATTTCCAACAGCTGCTTGCACCGGTACTTCGAATTGCTGTCTCGGTATTAAGGCTTTTAGCTTTTCTACAATCGCCTTCCCTCGTTCAAAAGAGAAATCTTTATGCACGATAAAGGATAATGCATCAATGCTATCGCCATTTAAAAGAATATCCATTTTAACAAGCTTAGAATCCTTATATCCAATAAGCTCGTAATCGAAGGACGCATACCCTTTTGTTTGGGATTTGAGTTGATCAAAGAAATCATAAACAATTTCAGATAATGGTATCTCATAGATAACATTCACACGTACATCGTCCATATACTGCATATCAATAAAATCGCCACGTTTTTTCTGACAAAGCTCCATAACTGCCCCCACATAATCATTCGGCACCATGACAGACGCCTTTACATAAGGCTCGCGAATAGCTTCAATTTTTTGGGGGTCCGGCATTACAGATGGATTATCAACCGAGATGGTTTCTCCATCGGTCATCTCTACTTCATAAATAACACTTGGTGCAGTTGTAATTAAATCGATATTAAATTCTCTTTCTATACGCTCTTGAATAATCTCCATATGAAGCAAACCGAGAAAGCCGCAACGGAAACCGAATCCTAACGCTTGAGAGGTTTCAGCTTCATATTGAAGGGAAGAGTCGTTGAGTTCGAGGCGCTCTAAAGCTTCTCGTAAATCATTGTATTTGTTCGCGTCTACTGGGTAAAGACCACAGAAAACCATTGGGTTGAGACGACGATAGCCTGGTAGTGGTTCTGCAGCAGCGTTGTTGGATAATGTAATGGTATCCCCTACTCGTGTATCCCCTACATTTTTAATAGAAGCTGTTAAATACCCTACATCTCCAACCGTTAATTCATTTTGAGGAACTGGTTTTGGGTTAAATACACCGATTTCATTTACTTCAAACTCTTTACCAGTTGCCATCATTTTGATCTTATCGCCTACTTTTACGGATCCTTCCTTTACACAAACATAAGCGACAACACCACGATAGGAATCGTATAAGGAATCAAAAATAAGTGCTTTTAATGGCGCTTCTGCGTCACCGGCTGGGGCTGGGACTTTTTCTACGATACGCTCTAAAATTTCTTCAATTCCAATTCCAGCTTTAGCAGAAGCTAAAATAGCTTCGTCCCCGTCAATACCTAGCACATCTTCGATTTCTTGTTTCACTCGATCTGGATCTGCACTTGGCAAATCAATTTTATTTATAACTGGGATAATTTCTAAATCGTTATCCATGGCTAAATACACGTTCGCAAGAGTTTGCGCTTCAATTCCTTGCACCGCGTCTACTACTAATATCGCACCTTCACAGGCAGCGAGACTTCTTGATACTTCGTATGTAAAGTCTACGTGACCAGGTGTATCAATTAAGTGAAATAAATACTCTTCGTCATTTTCACGTTTATATTTTAATTGAACCGCATTTAATTTAATAGTAATTCCACGTTCCCTTTCCAAATCCATGGCATCCAAAAACTGCTCTTTCATCTCACGCTGAGTAAGAGCTTTTGTTTTCTCTAATATTCTATCGGCAAGGGTCGATTTTCCATGATCGATATGTGCGATGATGGAAAAGTTCCGCACTCTACTTTGGTTTCTTTTCGTCAAAGGTGATCACTCCAGCTAAATACATAGTAAGCTTATTATCCAATATTACTAGGATTGATTATAGCAGTACGCCCACGTTTATTCAATCCTAGGACTATTTATTCACATATATGGGACTAAAAGCATATAGGAAAGGTACGCGTACAGATCCATGGCCAAATATTCACCTTGTCTTATGTAGAAAAGGAGTAGTGTTGTTCTCACTACTCCTCTACATATTGGATACCATTCACTGCACTATCTCACTGTTCCATTAGCATGTGCTAAAAGAATGACTTAACAAGCTCATGAGCAGATTGGATAAGACCATTATACACCCACTTGACACTTTGCTCCAAAGTTCCAGCGATTTTTTGGGTCATATGGCTATCATCTATTTCTTGAAATTTTTCTTCTTTGTCCTCTACGGAGACTTGCTCGAACTCCTGTCCCATCACTTCAATTTGATAGTTGTCTTGTTTGTTCTTATCTGTTTGAACCGCTTCTTTTAAAGAGTCTGTTGAATAGCCGCGAATTTCTGTTACCCCTTCACTGGCTTGATCAATTCCAAATAATACACCGCCTAAAAATAATAGAACCATTACGAGCATAGTCGCTAACATTTTTATCATCTTCATCCCCCCTAATTCCCCTGTACTTTTTCTGCTTGCCAATAGTACTCGCTAAACACTTTCGCTAAGGCATCTGCTGAGCGGTAAAGTTCGTTCATTTTGTTTTCTACTCCCCCGATTTCAATAATCACGGAATGATCGGATAAATCTTGATTATACACACCGTTAAACCCTGCTCCACCTTGTGTTTTAACCCCTCGGCTAATCCCTGGATATTTTTCATTTAGCTTTTTGTGTAAATCCGTTGCTAACTTCAAATTCGTTTCATTATCTGGATTATCACTTCCAACGATAAAGAAGAAGCGCGCATAGTTTTTCCCATTAATGCTCGTTGTCGTTTCTTTTCTCCCTTGCGAATCCCTGTGGATATCAAATATATATTGAATATTCTTGTTGCCGGCCAAAGCTTTCTCCACAACTGGTTTTGATGCGTTGTACGATTGCCAATATTCCCAGTCTTTATTATTTAAAACGGTCATAAAATCCGTATGGTCGACTTGTGTGCCGATACCTTGGTTTGTAAGACTTTTGGATAATCGGTCACTTACCTTTGAAATATTCACCTCTGCGTGATAAGCCTCGTCCGCAGAGGTCCCTTCCGGTAAATGCGGGAGGAAGGATTCACGATTGTGTGTCGTATATAAGAAAACTACCTTCCGATCTCCGGTTGTTGGTTGACCAGGATTATCGTTCGATTGATCAGGCTGTTGCTCTACTTCCTCTTCCGGCATTTTGGCTTCCCGATCTTTTAGCACGATATCAAGTGGTGCTGCGGATTCTATAGGCAAGTTCGTATAATCTGTACCCTCGCCAGCTACAATTATTTTTCCATTATAAGCATCAAATCCCGGGAGTTCCCTCCCTAGTAAAGTTCGAGGATCATTCGGTTTTAAACTTGTGGCCATTTGGAACACGAGATTTGATATACTTAAGGGCTCTTTTGTTTCTGGAAAAGCAGACTGAAACGTGCGGTTCTCCATTGTCATAAAATGGAGAAATGACGATCCGTCAATTTGCCTTGTCCATTCGTTTATTGTATTTGAATAAAGTCGATAAGCAGGCTTTATAGACGTTAAAATTGCAATAAAGAAAAACAACAAACAAATACTTATAATGATAAGACTTCCTTTTTTATACCATGGCTTGGACTGTTTGATGAATTGGTTAAGCGATGTATTTGGATTCGTGTTCATCGTTCCATCCTTTCTACGTTCTATCTATCATTTCTAATAGATTCTATGAGCGTAGAACAGAAAGTAGAACGAAACTTATAAGGAAATCAAAAATAATTAGAAGGACTTAGGTTATCTCGTATAAGCATCGAAATTATCTATATCGACATTATCGTGCAGGGCAGCATTAAGACCTGATGCGAGAACATGAGCCATATCCTTGATATAGCTATCCACTTCCTTTGGGGTAACCATTAAGTTATGGCCAAGTGGTGTTAATACTTCTTTTATAAGGGACCTTTTCTCTTCTTCCTCTAGTTCCCCTACCATTCCTAGTACGGCCTTCCTCTTTTCTGGATCTGGTAAATCCTCCTCGGTTAATGTTCGTTTACCAAAATTCATTCCAGAGGGAGAAAGTGCTTTAGAAGGTCTGTCTTTTTCTCTCCACTCTCTACCAAAATGCTTCAAAACAAAGTCGATGGTATCGCTCGTTATCGTTACAGCATCTACCACTGTAGGCACACCTAGTGCAATAACCGGAATACCTAATGTTTCTTTACTAATCTCTTTTCTTTTATTTCCAACTCCTGAGCCTGGGTGAATCCCAGAATCAGAAAGTTGAATCGTTGCGTTCACCCGTTCGATCGAACGGGAAGCTAAAGCATCAATTGCAATCACAAAGTCAGGTTTTGTTTTTTCAATCACTCCATAGATAATATCGCTCGTTTCGATGCCTGTTAATCCCATTACTCCAGGAGTCATAGCAGACACAGGCCGATATCCATCTTGAACAGAATGTGGCTGTAGCTCAAACAGGTGACTTGTGACCATTACTTTTTCTATTGCCAATGGTCCTAAAGCATCTGGTGTCACATTCCAGTTTCCAAGGCCAACAATTAGTCCTTTTGCTTCAGGCTTTATGTTACTTGCCTTTAAAAGATTGGCTAATTCTTTAGCTAAAACTTGTGCGGTTTGCTCTTGAAGCTTAGTATCCTGTTTCTTAACCGCTTCACTATGTAACGTCACATAGGTACCAGGCTTCTTCCCGATTTTATCTGCCCCTAGTTGATTAATTTGTACGTAGGTTACTTCTACATCCCCATCCCGTTTATCGGTAATCGAGACACCTTCAATCCGATCTTCTTGTTCTTTATCCTTTTCTACATACATGTCCTTTGCTTCAACAGCTAAGTCTGTTCGAACTTGAAATTGTTTATCTTCTTGATTCATCATTAAGAACCCCCTTTTAGTTACTAGGGTTTCCATCAGAATTAGATTACATACGAAGAGGTTCCATCCGGACTGTTTTTACTCTATCAGCGTAATTTCTATTGAAATAGGGAGGACACTTTGGTAAAATGTCTTTTGTTACAGGTAGATGTTTTACTCTGGAGGTGAAAAAAATGGCAAATATTAAGTCTGCAATCAAGCGTGTTCGTGTAAACAACGATCACCGTGCACATAACATCTCTATTAAAACGGATATGCGTTCTCAAATTAAACGTGTAGAAAGCTTAGTAGAAAGCAAAGATGTTGAAAATGCGAAAGCTGCATTTAAAGTAGCTGCTCATAAAATTGACAAAGCAGTTCAAAAAGGAATCATCCACAAAAACAAAGGCAATCGTCAAAAATCTCGCCTTGCTAAAAAAGTGAACGAATTGTCCGCTTAATGAATGACTTATGACCAACACAAACGATCCTATTTGGGGTCGTTTTTTATTTGTAAAAAAAAGCAAGGGAGATAATCCCTTGCTTTACGCTATTGCCGTTTTAATATGAATCAGCTTATAAAGTAGTAGTTCAAACGCCAAATGCTTATCTATTTTACCTCGTTTTATTTGTGCGTCCGTTTCCGCAAAAATATTTAATATTTTCCGAAGCTCCTCCAAATGAAAACTCGTTTCCCTACTTGCAGAAATCTTAACCACATATGGATGGACCTTTAATTGTTGAGCCATTTGTTGCTGCGAATATCCTTTTTGTTTTAAAACCTTAACATGGGTTATCGTCCTAAATTGTGATGCCAATAACGCGATTAATGCGATTGGATCTTCCTTAGCTTTCTCTAAATCCTTGTAGATTTGAATAGCTCGTGATAAATTTTTTTCTATGACAGCATCCACTAATTGCAATCCCGTAGTATCCGCACTTCGAGATAAAAGCAACTGTGCGATTTCTCTTGTGACCGTACCATTTTCACCTACATACAAAGCTAATTTTTCTATTTCCTTCTCCAGCATTGATAAGTTGGTCCCTATTTCTTGATTGAATAACGGGATGACGTCATCCTCTACAAAGACGTTAAATGGTATAGCAATATCTTTAATCCATTTTTGCAAATCCCATTCCTTCACTGGCTCACAAGTAACTACTTCACTTTTTTTCTTCAACAGTTTTGTGACTTTTTTTCTTTCATCTAATTTCTCATATGGAGCAAGTAATACAAGGATGGAGAAATCTACAGGCTCGTTTATGTATGCTTGCAAAGCCTCCAAATCATGTTCTACCCCAGTTTTGTCTGGTTTCGTTTGTAAAAAGGATGCCTGATTGGCGATAACAAGT includes:
- the grpE gene encoding nucleotide exchange factor GrpE, with the protein product MEEKDQVKETPENNEQEDVVEQELVDADQEVVEESAETETSNNEVEQLKQEKTELYDRLLRLQAEYDNFRKRTQKEKEADRKYRSQSLITELLPVVDNFERALAVQGGEQATDGFVDGIKMVYKQFTDALEKEGVEEIAAEGQSFDPHLHQAVMQVEDEQYEANTVVEVLQKGYTLKDKVIRPAMVKVTQ
- the hrcA gene encoding heat-inducible transcriptional repressor HrcA: MLSKRQLQVLQVIVDEFIQTAQPIGSRAISKRQEVEYSSATIRNEMADLEEMGFIEKTHSSSGRVPSEKGYRFYVDHLISPFHLSNTDIGIISDAFEKGMVEFEKVVQKSARVLSDLTNYTSIILGPEVFETKLKQLQIINLSPQSAVAILVTNTGHVEHRTFSIPKEMKPGDLEKLVNILNDRLVGVPIVKLQDKLYTEIADLVKAYTTDYETTYSYLKAALLEQQPVKLYVGGKTNILMQPEFKDINKIRSLYSIIEQEDYLAEVLRSNHEGIHISIGQENKLDAMQDCSLITATYSLGEQQIGTIALLGPTRMEYSRVISLLNVLSGKLTKTFHSWYEEK
- the hemW gene encoding radical SAM family heme chaperone HemW, which gives rise to MVSSVYIHIPFCQQICHYCDFTKFFYDENLANQYLDALENEIKINISERKKSVKTIFVGGGTPTALTHSQLERLLKIIAEYFDTEHCLEYSFEANPGDLDLEKIKLLKHYGVQRISLGVQVFDDNMLEEIGRVHRVKDVYHNLDLLFQQDMRNVSIDLIYSLPHQTVEHFDKTLKEALAFNLPHYSAYALQIEPKTIFYNRYKKGKLHRPKEEEEVQMFELLRTKMQEHGLTQYEISNFAKPGMESKHNLTYWNNQHYYGFGAGAHGYLPGRRIVNLRPLPAYVEKALQDGNPVLHEEPITLKEQIEEEMFLGLRRLKGVSIEDFSHKYNEDLLGLYGATIERLKAKGWLQIKGDAVCLTENGLLFGNEVFQEFLLDNSFELSH
- the lepA gene encoding translation elongation factor 4 — encoded protein: MTKRNQSRVRNFSIIAHIDHGKSTLADRILEKTKALTQREMKEQFLDAMDLERERGITIKLNAVQLKYKRENDEEYLFHLIDTPGHVDFTYEVSRSLAACEGAILVVDAVQGIEAQTLANVYLAMDNDLEIIPVINKIDLPSADPDRVKQEIEDVLGIDGDEAILASAKAGIGIEEILERIVEKVPAPAGDAEAPLKALIFDSLYDSYRGVVAYVCVKEGSVKVGDKIKMMATGKEFEVNEIGVFNPKPVPQNELTVGDVGYLTASIKNVGDTRVGDTITLSNNAAAEPLPGYRRLNPMVFCGLYPVDANKYNDLREALERLELNDSSLQYEAETSQALGFGFRCGFLGLLHMEIIQERIEREFNIDLITTAPSVIYEVEMTDGETISVDNPSVMPDPQKIEAIREPYVKASVMVPNDYVGAVMELCQKKRGDFIDMQYMDDVRVNVIYEIPLSEIVYDFFDQLKSQTKGYASFDYELIGYKDSKLVKMDILLNGDSIDALSFIVHKDFSFERGKAIVEKLKALIPRQQFEVPVQAAVGNKIVARSTIKAMRKNVLSKCYGGDISRKRKLLEKQKEGKKRMKMVGSVEVPQEAFMAVLRMDEE
- a CDS encoding DUF3679 domain-containing protein, with the protein product MIKMLATMLVMVLLFLGGVLFGIDQASEGVTEIRGYSTDSLKEAVQTDKNKQDNYQIEVMGQEFEQVSVEDKEEKFQEIDDSHMTQKIAGTLEQSVKWVYNGLIQSAHELVKSFF
- the spoIIP gene encoding stage II sporulation protein P, with product MNTNPNTSLNQFIKQSKPWYKKGSLIIISICLLFFFIAILTSIKPAYRLYSNTINEWTRQIDGSSFLHFMTMENRTFQSAFPETKEPLSISNLVFQMATSLKPNDPRTLLGRELPGFDAYNGKIIVAGEGTDYTNLPIESAAPLDIVLKDREAKMPEEEVEQQPDQSNDNPGQPTTGDRKVVFLYTTHNRESFLPHLPEGTSADEAYHAEVNISKVSDRLSKSLTNQGIGTQVDHTDFMTVLNNKDWEYWQSYNASKPVVEKALAGNKNIQYIFDIHRDSQGRKETTTSINGKNYARFFFIVGSDNPDNETNLKLATDLHKKLNEKYPGISRGVKTQGGAGFNGVYNQDLSDHSVIIEIGGVENKMNELYRSADALAKVFSEYYWQAEKVQGN
- the gpr gene encoding GPR endopeptidase; the encoded protein is MNQEDKQFQVRTDLAVEAKDMYVEKDKEQEDRIEGVSITDKRDGDVEVTYVQINQLGADKIGKKPGTYVTLHSEAVKKQDTKLQEQTAQVLAKELANLLKASNIKPEAKGLIVGLGNWNVTPDALGPLAIEKVMVTSHLFELQPHSVQDGYRPVSAMTPGVMGLTGIETSDIIYGVIEKTKPDFVIAIDALASRSIERVNATIQLSDSGIHPGSGVGNKRKEISKETLGIPVIALGVPTVVDAVTITSDTIDFVLKHFGREWREKDRPSKALSPSGMNFGKRTLTEEDLPDPEKRKAVLGMVGELEEEEKRSLIKEVLTPLGHNLMVTPKEVDSYIKDMAHVLASGLNAALHDNVDIDNFDAYTR
- the rpsT gene encoding 30S ribosomal protein S20; this translates as MANIKSAIKRVRVNNDHRAHNISIKTDMRSQIKRVESLVESKDVENAKAAFKVAAHKIDKAVQKGIIHKNKGNRQKSRLAKKVNELSA
- the holA gene encoding DNA polymerase III subunit delta, whose translation is MTYLDTIKKIKKKQFSPVYLIHGTETFLMEKVKKQLIKQVMPNEDKDTNISMYDLEEVAIQDVIYDAETYPFLGETKLVIANQASFLQTKPDKTGVEHDLEALQAYINEPVDFSILVLLAPYEKLDERKKVTKLLKKKSEVVTCEPVKEWDLQKWIKDIAIPFNVFVEDDVIPLFNQEIGTNLSMLEKEIEKLALYVGENGTVTREIAQLLLSRSADTTGLQLVDAVIEKNLSRAIQIYKDLEKAKEDPIALIALLASQFRTITHVKVLKQKGYSQQQMAQQLKVHPYVVKISASRETSFHLEELRKILNIFAETDAQIKRGKIDKHLAFELLLYKLIHIKTAIA